The window GGGGTGAAGACGGTGCAGCAGGCCATCGGCACCAGCATCAGCGCGAGCGCCAGCGGCCAGCCATCGACGATCAGCGACAGACCGAAGATCGGGACAAGGACGAGCGTGGCATAGCCGGGAACGGTCGCATAGCCGCGTGCCGAACGGCGCACCGCTGCGTTGACCAGCGCGCCGCCGCCGACCATGCCGGCGCCCATCGTCACGCCGGCCGCAACGGCGAACCAGCTCGCAACCGCCGTCAGCGGCATCTGCTGCACGCGCATCAGATAGGCAGGGATCCAGTTGAGCATGCCGTAGCTCAGGAAGGCGGAGAGGCCGCTCCCGATCGCCAGCAGGCGCAGGTTAGGATCGGTGAAGAAGAAGGCGATCGTGCCCATCATCGTCGCGGGCTTCGCCTCGGCCGCTGCAGGGGAGGGGGCTTCGTCGAACTGCCCACGGCGCGGTTCGCGCACCAGCAGCCACAACAAGGGCGCGGCGATCAGGCCGACGATGCCGAGCGTGTAGAAGGCGCCGCGCCAGCCGATATGGGTTGCGGCCCAACCGCCGAATGCCGCGCCGACGAACACGCCGACCGGCCCGTTGAGCGTGAAGAGACCGATCACCAGCGGGCGTTGTTCGCGTCGGAAACTGTCGGAGAGGACCGAGATGGACGGCGCAGTGCCGCCCGCTTCGCCCATACCGACGCCGAAGCGCGCAAAGGCCATCGCTGCAAAGCTGTGGACGCTGCCGGTGAAGGCGGTGAACGCGCTCCAGATCGCGCAGGCGATCGCGATCACGCGCACCCGCTTGCCGCGATCGGCGATCACGGCGGCGGGCAGGCCGAACAAGGCGTAGAAAAGCGAGAAGGCGAGGCCGGTCAGCAGCCCGAACTCAGTGT is drawn from Sphingomonas crocodyli and contains these coding sequences:
- a CDS encoding spinster family MFS transporter, whose protein sequence is MQDEARQRGTITLIALTLVGTLNFVDRQILSVLVEPIKQELHFSDTEFGLLTGLAFSLFYALFGLPAAVIADRGKRVRVIAIACAIWSAFTAFTGSVHSFAAMAFARFGVGMGEAGGTAPSISVLSDSFRREQRPLVIGLFTLNGPVGVFVGAAFGGWAATHIGWRGAFYTLGIVGLIAAPLLWLLVREPRRGQFDEAPSPAAAEAKPATMMGTIAFFFTDPNLRLLAIGSGLSAFLSYGMLNWIPAYLMRVQQMPLTAVASWFAVAAGVTMGAGMVGGGALVNAAVRRSARGYATVPGYATLVLVPIFGLSLIVDGWPLALALMLVPMACCTVFTPASLALAQELGPRNARATVAATLLLMFNIAGLGLGPLFVGIVSDMLTPTMGIEGLRTGLLLLLVPGTAAIFVYLRLANRLAAQSGTPKPIGPEVVA